From the genome of Colletotrichum higginsianum IMI 349063 chromosome 4, whole genome shotgun sequence, one region includes:
- a CDS encoding DnaJ domain-containing protein, translated as MVVDTAYYDILGVQPTATDIEIKKAYRKLAIVHHPDKNPNDPSAHEKFQEIGEAYQVLSDKDLRAAYDKYGKDSAKPSEGFADPAEFFTSIFGGDAFVDWIGEISLMKDLTATMDITMQEGEEGADGEEAADGEFPGTEEAKKESAKAAAAADAEKTGATAPAGSSTAPPPAVVVEDEKEILKARDAAEAAASASGDANKTNTPPPYAASAPPPYDAKARTPSPSPSGTSKRHQIPLRPALMDRPSDEVGVGAESEESLRKKEKKKGNLTKEQRDQLAAYDKERARVRQERVDTLARKLLDRISVWTETDKGADVTKSFQEKTRLEVENMKMESFGLDILHAIGQTYLAKATALLRSQKFLGIGGFFSRVKDKGTIVKETWNTISSAIDAQQTIEEMARMEEKGGEEWSDERKAEYERRVTGKILTAAWRGSKFEIQSVLREVCDSVLNDKKVPLAKRLERAEALVIIGDIFSKAQRSPEEEGDYLVFEQLVAEAAIKKDKESKKKGKKNAAAAEVAEDAPNVPKPEKS; from the exons ATGGTTGTCGATACGGCATACTATGACATTCTCGGTGTCCAGCCCACCGCCACCGATATCGAAATCAAAAAAGCTTACCGAAAGTTGGCTATTGTCCACCACCCGG ACAAGAACCCAAACGACCCCTCGGCCCACGAAAAGTTCCAGGAGATCGGTGAAGCCTACCAAGTCCTTTCCGACAAGGACCTCCGCGCCGCCTACGACAAGTATGGAAAGGACAGCGCCAAGCCCTCCGAGGGCTTTGCCGACCCCGCCGAGTTCTTCACATCCATCTTTGGCGGTGACGCCTTTGTCGACTGGATCGGCGAGATTAGTTTGATGAAGGACCTGACGGCCACCATGGATATCACGATGcaagagggcgaggaaggtgccgatggcgaagaagctgccgacggcgagtTCCCGGGTACtgaggaggccaagaaggagagCGCCaaagccgctgccgccgccgatgcagAGAAGACTGGCGCGACCGCCCCCGCCGGGTCCTCCACAGCCcccccgcccgccgtcgtcgtcgaagacgagaagGAGATCCTCAAGGCACGCGATGCAGCCGAAGCTGCCGCTTCAGCGTCGGGTGACGCCAACAAAACCAACACGCCCCCTCCCTACGCGGCCAGCGCGCCTCCCCCTTACGATGCCAAGGCGAGGACACCATCGCCGAGCCCGTCCGGCACATCGAAGCGTCACCAGATTCCTCTCCGTCCTGCCCTGATGGACAGGCCCTCGGATGAAGTTGGAGTGGGCGCCGAGTCGGAGGAGTCGCTGCGtaaaaaggagaagaagaagggcaatCTTACAAAGGAGCAGCGCGATCAGCTCGCCGCCTACGACAAGGAGCGTGCCCGTGTGCGACAGGAGCGTGTCGACACGCTCGCCCGCAAGCTGCTCGACAGGATAAGCGTGTGGACCGAGACGGACAAGGGTGCCGACGTCACCAAGTCCTTCCAGGAAAAGACGCGTCTCGAGGTGGAGAACATGAAGATGGAATCATTCGGCCTAGACATCCTGCACGCCATCGGCCAGACCTACCTCGCCAAGGCGACGGCCCTGCTGCGGAGCCAGAAattcctcggcatcggcggcttCTTCAGCCGCGTCAAGGACAAGGGCACCATCGTGAAGGAGACGTGGAACACAATCAGCTCTGCCATCGACGCGCAGCAGACCATCGAGGAGATGGCACGCatggaggagaagggtgGCGAGGAGTGGTCCGATGAGCGCAAGGCTGAGTACGAACGTCGCGTCACGGGCAAGATCCTCACGGCCGCATGGCGCGGCTCCAAGTTTGAGATCCAGAGCGTGTTGCGCGAGGTGTGTGACTCTGTTCTCAACGACAAGAAGGTTCCCCTGGCCAAGAGACTAGAGCGCGCCGAGGCGCTGGTCATCATCGGTGACATTTTTTCCAAG GCCCAACGATcccccgaggaggagggagactATCTCGTCTTCGAGCaactcgtcgccgaggcagccatcaagaaggacaaggagtcgaagaagaagggcaagaagaacgccgccgcggccgaggtcgccgaggacgcgccCAACGTGCCCAAGCCCGAAAAGTCGTAG
- a CDS encoding cytoplasm protein has translation MGYIGVSLILASVVWVIVAPPPWIHPFMPPFLLAWQHPKAPPALPPSQRPKSGPPTPGSDDSTKQNGHAPELPKDEHEQRQQPPPRDAPSTPALNVPEDHPVAAPSSLKTVHDRASMPPPPPPPVIRRSSPTPAPPPPILVDPESEEQTTPKAKPYVSAPPVPSFNLEEPSQAPPPSLFPASTAAAPGRGSMPPPPAPSSNVNMMPPPPAPRGPAAPPRLAAFPALNSPQRARGPVPNRAPPSSSSLGSSLAPPPTHSAKAPKPTRKVILTPGHSPLDWARISGPNADLRNLPADTPYLKVTPSTLKKMTGRKGKDAWMALGGRVYNITPYLPYHPAGIPELLRGAGRDGTKLFGEIHPWVNYETMLSACLVGLLVEEDEGSKPSAMDEMD, from the coding sequence ATGGGCTACATCGGCGTCTCCCTCATCCTCGCCTCTGTTGTCTGGGTCATCGTCGCGCCCCCGCCATGGATACACCCCTTCATGCCGCCCTTCCTCCTGGCGTGGCAGCACCCAAAGGCCCCGCCCGCTCTGCCGCCCTCGCAAAGACCGAAGTCCGGGCCCCCAACGCCGGGAAGCGATGACTCGACGAAGCAGAACGGCCACGCGCCTGAGCTCCCGAAGGACGAGCACGAGCAGCGACAGCAGCCGCCACCCCGCGATGCCccttcgacgccggcccTCAATGTCCCCGAGGACCATCCCGTTGCCGCACCCTCGTCCCTCAAGACCGTCCATGACCGCGCCTCGATGcctccaccccctcctccgccagtCATCCGCCGCTCGTCCCCGACTCCCGCACCTCCGCCccccatcctcgtcgaccccgaATCTGAAGAGCAAACGACGCCCAAAGCCAAGCCCTACGTctccgcgccgcccgtcCCGTCCTTCAACCTCGAGGAACCCTCCCAagcgccgccaccgtcttTGTTCCCTGCCAGCACCGCCGCAGCCCCGGGCAGAGGAAGCATGCCCCCGCCCCCGGCGCCCTCCTCCAACGTCAacatgatgccgccgccccccgccccccgcgGCCCGGCGGCCCCGCCTCGCCTTGCCGCCTTCCCGGCCCTCAACTCCCCCCAACGCGCACGCGGCCCCGTCCCTAACCGCgcccctccttcctcctcctcccttgGCTCATccctcgcgccgccgcctaccCACTCGGCCAAGGCCCCAAAGCCCACCCGCAAGGTCATCCTAACCCCGGGCCACTCTCCGCTCGACTGGGCGCGCATCTCAGGCCCCAACGCCGACTTGCGCAACCTCCCCGCCGACACCCCCTACCTCAAGGTCACGCCCTCGACCCTCAAGAAGATGACGGGccgcaagggcaaggacgcCTGGATGGCCCTCGGCGGGAGGGTCTACAACATCACCCCCTACCTGCCCTACCACCCGGCTGGCATCCCCGAGCTGCTGAGGGGCGCGGGACGGGACGGCACCAAGCTGTTCGGCGAGATCCACCCCTGGGTCAACTACGAGACCATGCTTTCCGCCTGTCTCGTCGGGCTCttggtcgaggaggacgagggttCCAAGCCGAGCGCgatggacgagatggacTAA